GGTCAGCACGCAGTTTGCCTCCGCTCAAAGCGAAGCCTTGGCCAACGGCCGCTCCGCCGGCGTCTGGCTGGAGCGCATGACGAACGAGCCGACCGCCAGCATGGATTTGTTTTTGTGTACCGTGCCGCAGCCCTACGCGGGCGATTCGGAAAGTTCGGTTGCCAATGTCACGGTAAATGGCGGAGTTGGCGCCGTCACGGTTTATAGTTACACCGCCGTAGGAGGTTCCACCGATGTCGGCTGGGAGGGCTTGCTACGGCCCGGCGATCTCATCCGCTTCAATTATTCCGGACCGTATTATTCGCTCGCGGCCCAAAGCGGCGGAAGCACGGTCGATGCCAATGGATATTTGCAGCCGCCCACTGGTAACGCAAATACGGTTTTCTCTATCACCCCCGTCGACCCTGACGATTTCACCTCCACCGGCGCGCCTGCTTTCCGTCATCTTCCCCCCGCGGCATTTACGGCTGCTGGCTGGACCACGCCGTTTCAGATTTTCGAGCAGCCGGTAAAGGAATCGAACGTCCCCGTGCAATTGCCTGCTGGCGACGTCGTCGATTTGAATTACTCTGGCATGTCCGGTCTGAATTTCGGAATGTTTGGCAGCCCCACGTCGGGCAACAGCACCCAGCCGATCATTGTCATGTTCGACCGTAGCGGGGCGGTAGACAGCCTGTATCTCAACGGCGCCAAGCAGGCGATTTCCGGGCCGTTGTATTTCCTGGTTGGCAAGCGCGATGAATTGGCTTCGCTGTCTCTGCCGCCGGGAGTTACGCAGGACAATTTAAACGACTTGGAAAACGTGTGGGTGGCCGTCAATCCGCAAACCGGCCTGGTTACCACGGCCGAAGTGGCCTCCGGCGGCAGTGTGTCCGCCTCCCG
The window above is part of the Pirellulales bacterium genome. Proteins encoded here:
- a CDS encoding prepilin-type N-terminal cleavage/methylation domain-containing protein, translating into MKQKWSVVRKQWSVVRPRRAQSSRGQWQVEPSPFGRGQGEGADFRRLPAPCTLPPAPCPLRRAFTLAELLIVVAIVVLVSIATVPLVRSTLDTRRIRESGRLVSTQFASAQSEALANGRSAGVWLERMTNEPTASMDLFLCTVPQPYAGDSESSVANVTVNGGVGAVTVYSYTAVGGSTDVGWEGLLRPGDLIRFNYSGPYYSLAAQSGGSTVDANGYLQPPTGNANTVFSITPVDPDDFTSTGAPAFRHLPPAAFTAAGWTTPFQIFEQPVKESNVPVQLPAGDVVDLNYSGMSGLNFGMFGSPTSGNSTQPIIVMFDRSGAVDSLYLNGAKQAISGPLYFLVGKRDELASLSLPPGVTQDNLNDLENVWVAVNPQTGLVTTAEVASGGSVSASRAFATSAQSMGGK